One region of Labrus mixtus chromosome 1, fLabMix1.1, whole genome shotgun sequence genomic DNA includes:
- the LOC132978226 gene encoding galactose-specific lectin nattectin-like, which yields MQLKAKNQQKHALLFSDRFSFLWRLCNKSTLKCSRCLPGWTEHASRCFFLSPIQRSWENARRECFSENGDLAVVLNEADQAFLTTLTYQFVKQNPQVDFYSAWIGLQDMVREGRYWWVNGNELNSKVVYWRHLEPNNAIASWDIEQSGQDCVAIVPPRDIGVKDWLKSWDDIVCVGNRHYICETQALILD from the coding sequence ATGCAGCTGAAAGCAAAAAATCAGCAAAAGCATGCACTCCTGTTCTCAGACAGATTCTCCTTCCTCTGGAGATTATGCAACAAAAGTACGCTGAAGTGTTCACGCTGCCTTCCTGGCTGGACTGAGCATGCTTCACGCTGTTTCTTTCTATCTCCAATACAAAGAAGTTGGGAAAATGCTCGTAGAGAGTGTTTTTCTGAAAATGGTGACCTGGCTGTTGTTTTGAATGAAGCAGACCAGGCATTCCTTACCACTCTGACTTATCAGTTTGTAAAGCAGAACCCTCAAGTTGATTTTTACTCAGCATGGATCGGGCTGCAGGACATGGTGCGGGAAGGCAGATACTGGTGGGTCAATGGTAATGAATTGAACTCCAAAGTTGTATACTGGAGGCATCTGGAGCCAAATAACGCTATAGCCTCCTGGGACATAGAACAATCAGGTCAGGACTGTGTTGCCATAGTCCCACCGCGTGACATTGGGGTTAAGGATTGGTTGAAGTCTTGGGATGACATTGTCTGTGTTGGCAATCGGCACTACATATGTGAGACCCAAGCACTCATTTTGGACTGA
- the tlnrd1 gene encoding talin rod domain-containing protein 1 produces MASGGSGKSASEGSPSTPCGSLQQRKRLSSVCDSCKGKMQLVADLLLLSSETRPVMTSEGVAVADTFDQCRDTVIARTKELSILTHDIQSQLNMGRFNEVGDRLVEMADLVVSLTECSAHAAYLAAVETPGSQPCLPGLVDRYKVTRCRHEVEQSCSVLRVTPLPDLTPQLLLELSQNISTSLKNLTDISSLASERSRERFAKEQFKLSVKSMSTSGTAFLACVKEVKSQPSELTRTRCVLFSNALVQAVSALVGFATEPPFLGRAASVSGEGKGVQTAVLGGAMSVVSACVLLTQGLRDVAQHPESSSKMADYRERLRNSACAVSDGCTLLTQALRERSSPRTLPPVNSHPVN; encoded by the coding sequence ATGGCTAGTGGTGGTTCTGGCAAATCTGCAAGTGAGGGCTCCCCCAGCACACCCTGTGGCAGCCTGCAGCAAAGGAAGCGTCTCTCCTCCGTCTGTGACAGCTGTAAGGGCAAGATGCAGCTGGTGGCCgacctcctcctgctgtccaGCGAGACGAGGCCGGTCATGACCTCTGAAGGCGTGGCCGTGGCGGACACCTTCGACCAGTGCCGCGACACGGTCATAGCGCGGACTAAAGAGCTCTCCATCCTCACGCACGACATCCAGAGCCAGCTCAACATGGGCCGCTTCAACGAGGTGGGGGACCGTCTCGTGGAGATGGCCGACCTGGTGGTGTCTCTGACCGAGTGCTCCGCCCATGCCGCTTACCTGGCGGCCGTCGAGACCCCCGGCTCTCAGCCCTGCCTGCCCGGTCTGGTCGATCGCTACAAGGTCACGCGTTGCCGGCACGAGGTGGAGCAGAGCTGCAGTGTCCTCCGAGTCACGCCCCTGCCCGACCTGACCCCGCAGCTCCTCCTCGAGCTGTCTCAGAACATCTCCACCAGCCTCAAGAACCTGACCGACATCTCGTCTCTCGCCAGCGAGCGGTCCCGCGAGCGTTTCGCTAAAGAGCAGTTCAAGCTGAGCGTAAAAAGCATGAGCACGAGCGGCACGGCGTTCCTGGCGTGTGTCAAAGAGGTGAAGAGCCAGCCCAGCGAGCTGACCAGGACCCGCTGCGTCCTCTTCAGTAACGCTCTGGTCCAGGCCGTGAGCGCCCTGGTCGGGTTCGCCACGGAGCCTCCGTTCCTGGGGAGGGCGGCGAGCGTCTCCGGTGAAGGGAAGGGGGTACAGACTGCAGTTTTAGGGGGGGCCATGAGCGTGGTCTCAGCCTGTGTGCTACTAACTCAGGGCCTCAGGGATGTCGCACAGCATCCCGAGAGCAGCTCCAAAATGGCCGACTACCGCGAACGCCTACGTAATTCAGCCTGTGCTGTGTCGGACGGTTGCACTCTGCTTACTCAGGCACTCAGAGAACGCTCGTCTCCAAGGACTCTGCCGCCAGTCAACTCTCATCCTGTGAATTAG